TCTCTACAAAGATTGCTTATGTGGTCTTTGATCTACAAATAAATGAGGATGAAGTTGAAGAtaaaaaatgacaataaaaagtttttagaattttttctaaagataataatttttataaaatgaaattttgttaatagaaattctatttataatataatattttgaataataaaataagtgaaTATCATCTTCCAAAAATCACTGCtactttttactattaaaaatcataacatTAAACacccaaatcaaattataataattttgcaCAAGATAAATtggaaaatatgaaatattttagcCCCAAACTTTCTTAATCAACAACTTGACTAAACTAAATGTTTTTATACTAGAATTTGAAAGTTTCTAAACGAATATTTAATAAGttgaaacttttaaaatttataagttgAGATTTagcttgaaaaaaaaatgtcgtAGTAAGATATGTGTAAGCAACAAAAGAAAGTTCGTTAATACTTCCACTCAAATcagtcaaataataataaaatataagttaatatagaaaacaatgaaaaatataaataagagtatcttaaataattattacaattaatattttattaaaaaattaaaagaaaaataagtacatctttaaatttttatattattctaattaattcattaataaataactaatttattgatgatttgagttatgttttaaatagttcaaatacaaataaatactTTGCTGTGTAATTCAGTTTGtcttttaattatctttaaGAGTTATGTTTACAAACAATAACCCAAAAAGTTTCTACATGAAAGACACGAAGAAAATATAGGAGAGATTCTCATCCAGCATGGCTTGGTGTGCTcccaatttttcaaaataaaatgaagggAGTATGAATTTATACAAcagaaattttagttttataattcttataaaatgttcaattaaatctctaattttagtttaattcagtcttctaatttttaaaaataattaaattagatatttttttgttagattaggttagattttatatattaaatcactctatctaaaaagtttaaatatgtaaactaattttattttatataataatttaatgtataaattttttttaaaaaatattattaattaaatatttttcaaaattaaaagactaaattaaacaaataaaaattactagTGAAAAGctaaaattaataatgttaGTTGACATTATTTTTACAATGGGTATGGAATTGAAGGGAGAGAATGAGTGAGATGTGTTTTGTGCATATTCTTAGATATTTAGCCTTCAGATTTTATATTTcagagttttgaaaaaaacCAGTTTCTCTGCAATTCTTAAAGTATTCTGACAATGAATCATGTGCACGCGGAACCTCCATTTTCAGTCATTGTCTTTACAGTTGGTCTGCTATTACACGTTTctgtaaaatgatttttttttctcttcttcagaAAACCATGTTAGCAATCAACCATCAACATTCATACTTGGCAAATTATgcgtataaataaaattgtgacTATTATGAATATTGTCTATAGTTGTCACATAAATATACAAGAGTTTCGATATCATTGGTAcctatcataaataaaatacttcaAAAGTAAtctataaaaaaagttaaaagtaatCTCAAATACtaaatatagtataatagttaattattttcataaaatttaaatatataacactagataaaataaatttaagataataagaaaatatattagaacatatataataatagaagAAGACTAAATAagatacaaatttaaattaaagtagtttgtaatttattatttaccaaacattttgagtttttaaagtttttatcaAATGTGAGACGTCAAATTAACTAACGTAggttatatttataagaaaaaagtttttttaacaactttttcttgacaatttttttatattgatcaataaaataataacacataatctattgtcaaaaagttgttaatataacaaactttaatttgtaatatttttaaaaagaataattcatcaatatttttcttttctaaagccatgtataaacaaaaaatacatcacaataattttttgtttgagtACCTCAAATATAgcagtaaaatattaaaaatttgatgaaaaatgcTAAAAGAAATTGTACCTTAAatgatgaatttttaaaaatttacaacaATTTTCATTTGTAAGTGTCTCCATaccaaatttttaataaaagttatcaCAATTTAAACTTTTTCACCACCAAATATTTACAATTCTGACTCtttgaataatatattataattgatcAATCTACATTCAAATACAACTTAATAATAATCTCGTCTCATAGAAATTTCCACGAGAAGATTTGagtcaaaaataatttttttagtgaattttataaaatcagagttaattcaaaaatacaaaaatgtaatatttaggacACATAACAATGGCTAAACACCAATATTAATGCAAAATGCAATAGAAGATAATGAAAGTTTGAGTTCAAACAAGTATCATAACACCAAGATGGAGTGAAATATGGTGAAGAATTTCTTCTTAAGATTTTGACATCAACACTACTACACTTTTGTGATAGGTGTGATGTGTAAAGCCCATGAAAATATTcatcttaataaatattagtaattttctcttagtataattattagtagtaataatttttatggGTAGAAAATAtgtaaacaaaaatttataatagcTTAGATAGTAATTACCTTGTAAAACTTGGAACATGAGTACTACTTTTCttcaaaatctatttttataaaataaattaattaattaattaataaaaatatcaaaacaaaggaCAAACTAACTTTCGGTTGTCTATTAAGAAAGTTTTAGTTCTAAGGtctataattaaataaatgaatttctttAGTTCTAAGgtctatatttaattaaaattttaatcccCGTTTGGTTTACCATTAgattaaaattagatttttatatatgatttctaAAGGATTTCACTTCCTTTTTGACCGTtcgaatttttaattaaagatctATACTTAGAGGAATAAATTTTGTATCTTTGAGCTCGGATTCTTAATTGCATGGCTATGATTAGAGGAATTAATTTCGAATTTTGGATAGATCTGAAAATCactcaaattttgtttttaaattaccTGGGTAAAACTTCAATTTCAACCTAGTTAACCGTTagattaatctaaaattttaacatacagTTCCTAAGACATATTTATTCACCTTGACCGCTTGGATTTGTAATTGGATGTATATATTTAGAGAAAATAATTTCGGAATTTTTAGATAACTTAATCCCATCTTAAATTCTGATTTTGAGTCAGGTCGGTAAAATTAAGTTTTCCACTTCATTAACCGTTGGATCGAACTAAAATTTTTATAGTAAGTTCTAaacatgttattatttattttgatcgGTTAAATCTTTAATTAGAGGCTGTAATGAGAATAATCACCCCATGTAATACTATAACtggttaaattgttcaataatatttgattatattgGGTGAAATTTTGAGTAATTGTATTTATTGAATTGTATGTGTGATTGTATCATTGACTTGAACATTATTCTATGTTAAGCTATGAACATGATTTTGGATCAAATATGTATTATATGATAAATGGgttgatgaatatgaatatgatgTGAGATTGGTCACCAGTCATATGGAGAGACTTTGTGGTTGTAAGTAATTAGTTTACACGTTGATGTTGAGTGTCCtattgttggaggttatcctgatactctaataatcatcatatctcaagtagagaaggataaGTTATGTTGTGAGAAGGACAGGAGGACCTAGTCTATGTGTCCGTTTTGCGCATAGATgttaacggactaaccttgtagATGGTATGGAGTGTTGtattggaagtgtatttgtaaagAGAAGTGGAGGTCACCATAAGTGCACAACCTCCCGTGATCGCACATCAACGTTTCATCTGGACGATTGTGTCTGACATGATTTATAAATAATCTATTGCATGTTAACTCACTTCTccttatttgtgtttgtgttggtatatatatatattgtgcgATGATCATATAACGTGTGTGTTGTAGATGAGGGAATGTTGTTTGATCTAGTGCAAGTGAAGAGAGAAACCGAAGAACAATAAAAAAGAGTTCAAGTTATCTTTATGAGtattatagttgaaatttgagtttaaaaatatgtatCATATGTGAAATCCTTTACATTTCCTTATGAATGACTATATAATGCTAGAATATATggactatgaattatcaagtgtaaGAATTTGGAATGTCACAtgatgcaaaaagaaaaagaaaaaaagtgaggCATTGGTattgtttcttaaattttaaaaagaaaattgatttcaGAATCCATCACAAcaaacttcaaataaaaaattgaagtcaTACTTAGTGTAATATGATGTTATTTAACGTTGATTGATCCTAGGACCAACGTGAATTTCCAATTTGACGTATGTGGTGAAGAGGTATGATGACCAACTAAGGAGGTCGTAGTAGAGACACAATAACCAGAAAAAGGCCTCAAGAAGAAGGAGGTGATGATTCTAAGAAAGGTTAGGGTTTGTGCTTCTTCTAGAAATTTAAAGGTTAAATATCCCAACCCTGCTTCAGCTGCTACCTGTTGTGACTTTTGTGCTTCATGTTCTGatgttattattcttattagGGAGACAGTTGTAGAAAAATACAACTGCCAAAACATGTTATCAGTGGTACTATGAACTTATTAGGGTTAGTGCTTTGAAAAGGTTGTCTGAAGTGGCTGATacattatttatgaaaatatgataatttattatattttcttatcaaACTAATACATTACAGTgcatatttttagtttatctcTACTGTTGTCAGTTTTAAAGGTTTTTAATTCTTATTGCAGCAAGCCGTGTATTCTATGTTATAGAGAGAGTAAACAATTGATGTTTTTTTATCTAGTGATTTGTATGTTTACTTTATTTACATTACTTTTGGATTTATGTTCAAGTTCTGGAACTCTGATTGTGTTtcaatataatttgaaatttgaattgttttagtttcatttaaaatttagattatattGTAATTGACTTGATTTGGATAGGGGTGAAAAAATGCAATGAAAGAcaccaacataaaaaattaaaataaaaaatctatatgTATTATCCACGTATGGTGATTCGTATATATTACCATAAAAGTTGAGCAGTGGAAAATTATCCATGGATATTGGTTTGCATGTATTATCCACACAAGTTGCATAAGGAGAAATTAGCTATGGATGATAGTTATATGAAAAATCCTTTATTATGGTCACAATATCTAGTTGTTGCTGTTTTAAATGACTCTAGTTTATTCTGTATCGTTGTACTTGGTTTTACCTATGATTGTGATAAACATGAAATAATGTAGTTGTAGATCATGAACATAGGAGATTGATAAGATATATGTGAAATAAAGGGTATACAAGTCtgtaaattcatattttgtttGCAAAAACTATTACTATTTTGGGAGACTCTATTGAAATATATTGTTCTTCTGTGTGATGCTTTAATGTAGAAGCTCtgctatatattataatatatgaaatgtTGGGTTGTTACAAATATCTTACTTTATTCGATACCATTTTTGTTTGGTACAAATAAAGTCTCAGAttagataaaataagaaatagacatgagtttatatacacataagatatctCTCGAGGTTTTTAGAGTGATACCAAAAACAAATCTGTGAGGTTTTAGCTAAAACGGATAATATCTTACCAGTATAAAAATCTAtagatatatgtatatattgaaCGTACACAACAATTTTcaccttaaaaaaaataatgattcagaatttcacaaatatttatcctactacatttaatatAAAGACATTCTTTAAATGTTTTGCTCTCTCTACATTCTGGGCCCAAAAATTCCCTTACTTGGGTTGGGTGGTGATGTCGGTCCATATTAAGTTAGACTTTATTTTTTACACCCCATTGTTTCTACTTTCATAAGGTgttgaaaagatttaaaatattctttctttcaatgTTTAGATCGCgacatttgaaaatattttttaaatatattatagattaTGTAATCACGTAAGTTATAATATTTCAGTTAAACAATATATGAAAACGTATTTGGTTCGatctataataaattattaaatcttGCAACTCAAAATACCTCTTAACTAATAAACGATTTAAATCTTGCCTACACTCATAGAGGTGCAAAAAGAAAGTAAGAGGTGTTAATAAGAAATTCGCAGCTACCTAAGTAATAACGTTGTTGCGCAAAtgtttattttcaaacttttctttAGTTTCCTTAAAGATCAAATTCAATGCTATATTGTCTATCGAAGATTTATTTTTACCAGTTCTGAGTTTATGCAGCAGAGTTTACATTGACATGGGTAgaaaaatgcaaatttttaaatttccatAACGAGGTTGATTTCTTGAATGTTTTCTAGAGTTTCTAATCAGTAGGgtttttatatttcttacaAATTTGGCAAGCCAAATGGTAAGAACTGTCTATATCACTTTGTAGAGAGAATGCAATTTGAATTTTGCAAGAGTACATGATGGGAATCTCTCTTCACAGTGAAATCAATAAGTTATCctcatttcaaaataattctCTAAATCCAAAGCCCCATTCCTGTTCTTCAGTTCTTGACTATGAGTGGCTCCTTTATGTCTTCCCACGCATTCAACCTCTTTTCTGCTTCCTCAACCTAATACACCAAAATTTCCATCACAAATTATTAACCGATTAATTACTGCCACATACAAACTCTACCAATTCTATAGCTTTTCTCTCACCTCTTTCTTCCAATCAGTTCTAAATGTGACCCACATCAAAATAATTGTTTGCAGAACCGTGCCACCAAGCATTCCCAACCATATTCCCTGCACATTCACGGGATTGAGTTATAAAATGGAAGATTTTGGTGAGAAAGATTAAATAACAGCATTGAGTTTGAAATAGAATATACCTTTGCATTGAGTTTGAAATAGAAACCCATTACAGAACCCAATGGAATGCCAATTCCGTAATAGCAACCGACGTTTACGTACGCAACAAAAGTTTGCCATCCACATCCAACAGCCACCCCTTTTCATAAACCATTCATgcataagtttaaaaaattcttaaaaacttatacttttaatttaggTATTTTTAGGTGAGAGTTGCAAGTGGTGATACCAGACAAAACAGGCTGAATGCCGTTGAGAACAATGGAAAGGGCAAGGAGGGGACAAAGATCTGAGACTGCAGCAGCCACCTCTTCGCCTTCAGTGAAGGCATAGCTAAGGACATCTCTTAGCGACAAAATCACCACTGCTATAATAACTGATATTATGAAAGATATCACTGTCACCACCACCACAGAAAATGAAGCTGATTTTGGATTTCTTGCTCCTAGCTCGTTGCTCACTCTCACACTGCAGTGACATGTAATAATCAAAACCCACCCTTGTCTCATAATTGTTCTCAACAGAAAAGGTGAAAGCGAAAACGAAAGAATCAAATTTACAATTCAGTTGTAAATGAAGGAAAATCAAACCTTGCAGCTGCATTAAATCCAACTGAGATCATGAAAACCCATCCGGACAGTGTGGTGCTGCAATAAGAAATGACTGTTAGTAATTGCAGAAAagtaatcttttttttttagttgtttgaaatattttcataaataaattatgtggGTGCGATTGATTTCTATTTgcaaaatctatttttaattttataaatataactaaattaagGTATTTATGTGGTTGGTGGGTGGTGGGTGACGCATGAAATTTCAATGGTTATCCTGATAGTAATTATTTCTCAAACAGATTTTTCCCCTAAAAGCAGTAGAAAGGACAGcaataatatatacaaacaaaGATCATTAATATGCGTAGCCAATTATTTTGATTGTGTGACAGTTAAGACAAGAAAACCAGacagtaattattttttatggacCACAGAAGCTCAAAAAGGAAAGGGAAAACTCCAAACAGAACCACTAGTTGATTCAAAAATGGTACGAGACTGGTTTTGAAACGCAACCTGTCAGGCtgctttttttaaaataccCATCGTTCACATTAAAGGAGGCGACGCCAAACGTCGTTTTCCTTTGCCTTTCTATAGAAAATACAACAAtccaaaaagataaaagaaaaaagaaaggcaCTGTACTTTTCTacagaataaaattaaaaatcagcATCATCAATTATCTTAGAAATTttcaataacaatataatatctttaaattttgtttgagaccatttttgataaatatttattttgaaaaaaaaaaatatatatatatatatatatatatttaaattggaAAAGTAAAGCACAAACAAACAATGCAGGAAGGCAAGAGAAGTCatctaattttttaagttaaaaattatttatataattaattttcacaCGAATGtgttatttaagttttaaagaaataaagataaaaaaatcaattttaatttataaacaattaataacTTTATTGTAGTTCCTTCTCTTTTTTGAGAGGTACACTTGGATTATCCTTTTCctgatttttctttcatttctgtAAATATTGGACTCAAGGATGCCTTAAGGATAAACTagagttatatttttaaaaaacaaaactgttTATGTactgaataaaataaataatactaacAAGAAAAAATGAATGTACCGAGAAGGAACAAGAACATGGAAATAAtcatgtttaaaaatataaaatatatggtATTTAGTTTACATACTATAAAAAGTTTAAGAGAATATTGAATGTTTAAGATAATATTATGTCATGTTTAAAATTACCAAACGATTAATGGAAGTTTAAAGTTTTATGATTTCGTAGTTTTAGGTCACTAAACATAAAAAAGCCATGATTTAATAATTAAGCAAGATTTTATGATgtaataaatagaataataaaattgaaagaataGATAACACAGCATGTGGTGTCACTGTTATTAGTGTATGTCCTGTGACACCAAACACGTATCTTTCTTTCTGCAATATTATGTACATTAGACCGATTACAAGTCATGTCAGCAGCTACAGAACAAAGTACTGATTCACAGTCAAAAACTCTTACAtcaacatttttgtttttaaccaGCCAAGTGGTGTTCCGTGTGCCACGGATCTTTGatttattcttttcaaattaGAGTTCTACTCAAATTCTaccttttctttcatatttatcTTCTACTGTTATCATCTTTACTCCAACACAATAGAATATACACTGAACTTGTATGATACTTTCTATAAAGTAATAtttctaatcaaattatttatttttataataattttctcaaaaagttgtattaagaaattatattcttttataaagcCGCCTAATGTTTGGCTGGAACCTTCCCACAACACAATCTAGATAATAGATTCTATTGCCCAAAGAATAACCTTCCTACAGACGAGACTCTGTCCCAGCTTTCGTACTAACTCAGAATAAAACCGTTCCggaaaaaaaaatgatcttaaatataaattttaaaacaatcaTTATAtatgaacattaaaaaaaatagaagttgatgaaaattaaagtaatttgaaatgaaaagtaatttgaaaaaaaaatgaaacattaaaGTTTATTAgcgttcttttttttttgttaatcatatagaaaaaaaatggaaaacattgaaaataattgtcgtaatgaggaaaaaaaaattgttaaaaccTAATTTGAAAGAGTAATGAAGAGAGAATGAAACTAACCAAATGGAAAGGGAATCGAGAGCCAATTCAGGCTCGGGAAGCAACCCCGCGAGCAGCACCAGAATCTGGAAGTACCACGTCTCTAGGCAGAGCATAACGGCGGAAGCCGCCGACAGTTTGAAAAACTCCGGCAACCCCGAAAACGCTTCGAAGGTGAAGCCGCCCCAAGTCTGCTTGCACCGCTCGCTCTTCACGATGTAAACGAACTGCGCCAGCACGATGACCCACCAAGAGATGCTGAGCACCAGCGAGGCGCCAAACAGGCCCATCCCCAGCTTATTCACCGCCAACCAACTGAGCACGAGGTGGAACACGAGCGTGGCGCATGAAATGTACGAGCTCGGAGCCACGATGCTCTGCGCCTGGAGAAACTTCTGGATGGGGAAGTTCACGGCGTACGCGAAGATCTGAGGGATGAGCCCGTACACGAAAAGCGCAGCTGCCGACGCGATTTGCGGCGACTCGCCGAGAAACAGCAGGATTGGTTCCGCTAAGACGTAGATTACGGTTAGCAGAACGCCCGCGAGTGTCAGCAGCACCGTGGATCGTTGCAGGTACACACCTAACATGTGGAATTTCTTCGCCCCGTACGCTTGTCCGCACAGCGTCTCAACGGCACTTCCCATACCCAACTGttacaattatttcaaaaacacgAGTGAGTCATTCGAAATGGATGAATTACTAATGAGGTGAAATAGAATTAGGGTTTGTAGAGTACCATGAGACCATAAGCGAAGATTTGGATGCCATTGTTTCCGAGGGAAGAGGCGGCAAGTTCGAGGTTACCGAGGTGGCCGGAGAAGATTTGTGTGGACATAGACATGACATAGTTGAGGAGGTAGACGATGACCGCAGGAGCAGCAAGGTGAAAGAGGAGTTTGAACTCGAGCCATGTTGCTGGACCAATACGCTTGGAGTAAGGGACGCTGGTGTCTGTGAGTAGGTTCTCGAGTTCATTCTGTGAGCCATGTCTGGAGCTGAAAGATCGAGAAAACGAAGGTTGTTGTGGTAACGATTCTTCCGGTACTGCCAATGGCTCGTTAACCTCCTTCTGCGCCGATTGAGAATCCATTTCCACtaccttctttcttttctctctcaccCTCAAAACGCTGTTTCCAAAATCACCTTCAACCGAGTTATATACTAAAACTTCCTATTTCGTTTACATCCTAAATTCActttaattcaataatttattattaatctcATATGCAATACAGATTTAAATCAGCTTACGTTTCGTATCCTACACGCACAAAGTCCTTTCTGCCCctctcaaattttatatttcattttcataatCTCTCACAACACGCTCACactatattttccttttttaaattcGTCGTGTTCATCGTGATGTTAAACAATATCAAACCACTTCCTTAGTttattattaatagtaaataaataatagtaaatttatttaaattgattttagttTGATGGGGGGTTAAAAAGGGAATTAACTTAAGAACAGGAAGGtgaattaaacatatataataatgaattaggttaacataattgattactttctttcttcttactagacaatatttttttaatgagattTTATAATAGATGATCATGATGAGATGAGaccttgtgtgtgtgtgtgtgttttattggtttttgtagaaaaataatcaaaaatgtgttttatttttttaattggttagATGTATTAAATGTGATGAGATTTGTAGCAGGTAGATTTAGACTTGAGAAATTGCACATGGTAGTTGAGGACCATACACTTCACCATGGGGGTTGCTAGTATCATtacacaattattatttttaaataatttcaatgccaattttttcattattttctaatacttaattaaaaaatttagttgattcattttaaattattttatattttaaaaaaaaaggagttATTTTCACAGAAAACAGTATTTCACAACACAAATTCCTCACACCGGCATCCTTCCTCGACTAATGCCAAAGTATTTACTATTTCAAAACgctacaaaaacaaattaattctGAAATTGTTTCCATCAGAAGTTTCAAAATTTACTATTAATTGGAAAAaaatttgttcattttaatatggaatattaaataaatataaaaagtttattaattataattaatttattaacttcaTCATCTAAAGTCtgtaataaatattgttatccTGAATAAttctataataattataatttaaaattttccattataaaatttgaagcttatttggaaaaattgttaaaatt
The Vigna angularis cultivar LongXiaoDou No.4 chromosome 5, ASM1680809v1, whole genome shotgun sequence genome window above contains:
- the LOC108340713 gene encoding protein DETOXIFICATION 40, with translation MDSQSAQKEVNEPLAVPEESLPQQPSFSRSFSSRHGSQNELENLLTDTSVPYSKRIGPATWLEFKLLFHLAAPAVIVYLLNYVMSMSTQIFSGHLGNLELAASSLGNNGIQIFAYGLMLGMGSAVETLCGQAYGAKKFHMLGVYLQRSTVLLTLAGVLLTVIYVLAEPILLFLGESPQIASAAALFVYGLIPQIFAYAVNFPIQKFLQAQSIVAPSSYISCATLVFHLVLSWLAVNKLGMGLFGASLVLSISWWVIVLAQFVYIVKSERCKQTWGGFTFEAFSGLPEFFKLSAASAVMLCLETWYFQILVLLAGLLPEPELALDSLSICTTLSGWVFMISVGFNAAASVRVSNELGARNPKSASFSVVVVTVISFIISVIIAVVILSLRDVLSYAFTEGEEVAAAVSDLCPLLALSIVLNGIQPVLSGVAVGCGWQTFVAYVNVGCYYGIGIPLGSVMGFYFKLNAKGIWLGMLGGTVLQTIILMWVTFRTDWKKEVEEAEKRLNAWEDIKEPLIVKN